The genomic segment CATGAAGCGGGCGCGGATCTGCGGCGTTACCAGCAGGTTGGCAATGTCGGTCCGGCAATCGTAGACCGCCAGGGGCATCGGGGGCTCACTCTCGGAAACCGGTCGGCACGATATTCTGGGCGGCGCGCGGGGCGCCGGACTCCGGAACGGGCTCGCCGGTTTGGGGCCCGACCGAACCGGCGATTGCCGGGAACCGCATCGCGACCGAGAATCGATCCGATCGCAACTCCGGAACCGTAAGGGGTTTGAGGAGACAAGGGAGGCGGCGGTGGACGGGTTTAAGGAAAGGCGAGGAACCCTGCTGGCGGCGGGCGGGGTGCTGCTGCTCGGGCTGCTGATGCTGGCCGCTGCAATCGCCGCCATTGTCGAGCGCGAAGCCGAATTCCCGAGAGGGTCGGCGGAGGCCTTGGTGCAGGAATATGAACTTGCGGTCGCCGCCGGCGATTGGGACGCCGCCTACGCGCTGCTGTCCGACGAGCTCCAGCAGGCATGCCCGCTGGAGGACAATTTGCCCTTCCGCGATCGAAGCTCCGCCGACGCGCGGGTCACGCTGCAGGGAACCGAAATGGTCGGCGACACCTTGATCGTGACGGTCCGGGTGACCGAATCAGAGTTTGAGGGGCCGTTTGCCGCCAATCAGTGGACCCACGAGCGCCGGTATCGGCTGGTCGGTGGTGACGGGGCATGGCGGTTCAGCGAGTATCCGCGGCCGTTTTACGGCTGCCCGGATCCGCCCGCGCCTCCCGAAGCGCCGGTTCCGCCGCAGCCGTGACCGGGCCGGGCGCAGATTGAGAGCGAACCGATGGACCTAGACGTGGCGCTGGCGTTTCTCGTGCTGCTCTCGCCGCTGGTGATAGCGGTGGCGATCGCGTTTGCGATCTCCCGCCGGAGGGCTGCGGGCGCGGCCAACGGGGGCGAGCCGATCGCCGTGTCGGTGCGCCGCTGCTATTTCTACCTGGCCGCCCTGATCGGGCTCCTGGTCGGCGCCGGCGGGGTCTACTACATAGTTCGGTTCGCGCTCGAGGGCCTATTCGGCGAACTGGTGATCGCGGCCTCGCGCGAGCCGCTGGCGATTGGAATCTCGCTGACGGTCGTCGGACTGGCGGTGTGGGGGATCCACTGGCGCCATATCCAGCGCTCGCTGGACCGCCCGGCCGAGGCCCAGGCGCTGCTGCGCAGCCTGTACGTCTATCTGGTGCTGGCCATAGCCGGCGTATTCCTGCTGGTCGTCGCCTACGAGATCGTGCGTTGGTTGCTGGAGATCGGGCGCGGCGGGGAATTCGATCCCTCGGCCTGGTCGTTCGCCATAGTCTGGGGCGCGGTGTGGGTATACCACTGGCACGTCGGCTCGGCCCCGGTGTCGGCCGGCCCCGGCGTGGCGGCGCGGCGCTTTTACGTCTACGGCTCCGCTGCAATCACCCTAATCATCGGCGCCACCGGGGTCGGAATGGCGGTATTCGCAGTCGTTGATGCCGGCTACCAGGCGGCATTCGGACCCGGCGATCTGCTTTCGACCGACGCCCGGCTTTGGGGAGACACCATGGTCTCGGGATTGGCATTGGCGCTGACCGGCGGTGCAGCCTGGAGCACCCATTTCCTGTACTTCGGCGCCGGTTCGGGGGATTCGGCGCTGCGGCAGGCGTATGTTTACGCGGCCGCACTGCTTGGCGGTTACCTCTTGTCGATGATCGCGGTTACCGCCGTCGGCGTGATGCTGCTTACCTGGCTGATCGGCAACCCGGCCGAAGAAACAGCGTCGCACTTTGCGGCCACGCCCAACTGGATCGCGACCCTGGTCGTCGGGCTGGCGATCTGGGTCTACCACCGCGCGATTCTGCTGCGAGAAGTCGATGAATCGCCGCTGGCAGCGGTCTCCGGGTCGCGGGTCTACACCTACTCCCTGGCCGGGTTCGGGTTGGCCGCTCTGTCGGCGGCGATCGGCATCGCGACTGCGCACCTGGCCGAATCGCTCCTGCGATCTGACGAGGGGATCCTGGTCGGCGCCGGCTCGCAGCTTGACCCGCTCGCGACCGCGATCGCCCTGGCCCTGGTCGGGGCACCGGTCTTCCTGGGGTACTGGCGGCTCGCGCAGCAGAGGGCGGCGCTCCCGGGTGGTGAAGAGCAATCGGCGGTGGCGCGCAAGGTATTCGTTTTCAGCGTTCTCGGCGCCGCCGCGCTCGTCCTGACCGGCAGTCTCAGCTTCCTGCTGTACGTCCTGCTAAACGATGTCCTGGCCGGGGTTTTCGGATTGGAGTTCCTGTACGAGGGCCGCGGCGCCGTCGGGGCGACGGCGGCGACGCTGCCGTTCCTGCTTTACTTCTGGCACATAAACCGCAACGACCGGGAACTCGAGCCGGCCCGGGCCAAGCCACGGCGCCGATCGGTGACGGTGCTTTCGGGCCCCGGCGCCGAAGGAATAGTCGCCGATATCGAGCGGACGCTTGGTTACCGGGTCGAGACCTTTGCCTGGGCCGAAGCCGAAGGAACGGCCGGGACCATGGAGCCGGAGCAACTACGGGAACTGGCCGAACGGGTTTCCGGAGCGGGCGGATCGAGGGTACTGATCACGCTCGATTCAAGCGGTGCCCGGGTACTCTCCTACGGTGGCCGGGCGGGAGCGGACGGCGGCTAAGTCTGTGCCCCGGCGCCGCCGGCCCAGTTGCCCACGGCCAGGATTCCGCCATCGACATCGACGTGACTGCCGGTCATGAACGAGGCCTGCTCGCTGGCCAGGAACAGCGCTACCGCGGCAACTTCCTCGGGTTGACCGACTCTGCCCAGCGGATGGTCTTCCCCGTAATCGAGGAGCGCCAGATCGATGTCGCCGCCGACGTGGGTGGTGGCGGCGCGAACCAGCGGGGTGTCGATGGTCCCCGGGCAGATCGCCAATACGCGGATGTTGTCGCGGGCGAAATCGATCGCCAGCTGCCGCGTGAGCGATAGGTCGCCGCCCTTGCTGGCCGCATAAGCCGAAACCCCGGGCATCGACTGCAGGCCCTGGACGCTGGCGGTGTTGATGATCACCCCGCCGCCGCGGGCCCGCATGTGCGGGATCGCGAACTTGGCCATCAGGAAGCGGCTCTTGAGGTTGACCGCGATGATCCGGTCCCAGAGGTCCTCGTCCAGTTCGACCGCGTCCACGTAGGAATCCGGGGGCTGGATTCCGACGTTGTTGAAGACGATGTCGACGCTCCCGAACGCTTGCACGGTCGCATCCACCAAGGCCTTGCAGTCGGCGCTGTGCCCCATGTCGGTTTGAACGAATAGGCCCCGGCCGCCGCCGCCCTCGATGTCGGCGAGCGTGCGCCTGCCCTCAGGCTCGTTTATGTCGGCGATCACGACCGCCGCTCCGGCGCGCGCAAAGGCCAGGGCGCCGGCCCGGCCGATGCCCAGCGCGCCGCCGGTGACGATCGCGACCTTGCCCGAAAAATCAGTCATCGTCTCAGCTTTCCCGGCTGGGATTTTGTTGATGCCGTTCATTCTGCGGTTGGCGGTAAAGGTCCGGCGCGGGCGCGCCGCTAGGACTGGCAGCCGACGCGCCGGCGACCGATCCGGCCGGGCAATAGGATGATCAGGCGCGGACAACGACCGATCCGGCCGGGCGATTCCCCGGGGCGGGTGCGTCGAGGCCTGTGGCGCAACGTCGCGGGGTCGTCGTGCGGCGACCCGGTCAAGGTGAGGAGGGACAGATGGTAGGTCCGACCGACGATTCGGCGCACGTTAACCGGGTCTGGCAGTACCCGCTGTTCGAGGCCCTGTACGGGCGCCGCTCGCGCCGTTTCGGAATGGGGTTCGAACTGGACGAAGGACCCTTCCGCTACAAGTCCGAACAGCCCCCGCTGCCGCTCGACCCGCTGGAGGAAGCGCTGCTGGTCGCCGCCGGGATGGGGATTTCGGGAACGGTCCTTTCCGACCTGGCCCGCCCGGGGGCGATGATCCGCGGCGCGGGCCGCACGTTCGGGAGCGCGCTTTCGGTCCATCGGACGCAGTTGTTCCTGACCAACGATTCCGGGGTCTACGTTATGGACTTGCAGGATTCGGCCGCCAAGCGCATGCGCGAGGTCGAATCGGAGGGCGATCGGTCGCAAGTCGTGGCGCAGTACCTTAAGAACCGCCGGAAACTAAAGGACGGCCGGCTTGACATTCCGCGTCGCGCGCCGCCCATGTTTGCCCACAACTACTGGGACAACAACCGTCCGGGCTGCACCCTCTTCATGCCGGTTTGCGACGTAAGCGCTTCGCTGATCAACCTGACCATCCAGATGGTCGACGGCGAGGGCGGCCGGTTCGCCGGGGGTACCGGCGGCGGGTTCTACGTGGTCGACGATCGCTACGATTTCCGTCCCGCCGGGACCCAGGAATGGGCCGATAGCGGTTTCCTGGACAAGAAAAAAGCGCTGCCGCTGTCGGTCCTGGAGCGGGAAGCGATCTACTTCACGTTCAACGAGGCGGCGATCGCCTGCCAGAACATGTTCCTGGCGACCGAGGCGATGGGCCTGGGCGGGTGGATGCACTGCGGCTTCCTGTCCCTGGAGGTCCTTGAGGAAATGGGGTTTCGTACGGTGGCTCCGAAGGGGATGCAGCTGGTACGCAACCCGGTGGGAATGGACGGGGTGTTCGAGGGCTACTGCCCGCCCTATTTCGCCGACATGGACGCCGCCGTGGATTCGATCATCGCGGGCACCCGCGGCGGACTCGGCGAGTTCCTGGAGCGCGGCGGCCAAGTCCCGCACACGATTTCCAACGAACGGTACGAGTCCGGCATCCCCGACACCAGCCCGGAGGGGGAAGCCTGCGCCAAGGCAGTCTGCAACTACATCTACGACACGTACGGGAAGTTTCCCGGGACCGTCGACACCATGCACCTTATGTGGTTCATGCAGGTCCACCACCTGGATCTTGACTTCTACGACAGGTTCTTCAAGCCCGGCGCCTACTCGCCGACGCACCGCGATCACCTATCGACCTGGCACCCCGACTTTCAGCCGGCTGAACCGGCATGAACGGCCGTGCCGGCGGCCCCTCCGGAGGGCATCTGGCCGCGGAGTCGAATGCTCCCGGCTAGCGCGTTTCGCGGTCAGCCGAGTCGATCCACGATCCGGTCATGTCGGTAAGGTTCTCCGACTGCGTCAGGATCAGGGCGCGGCTCAGCTCGGTGCGGATCGACGTGCCTTCCAGGCCCAGGGTCTTGAGCACGCAGGCGGCCATCTCGGCTCCGCTCTCGAGCTCCTCGCAGACGACGTGGCCGGCGCCGAGCCGGAGCAGCTGGTTGCGCTCGCGCAGGTTCCGGGCCCGGGCCAGGATCGGCAGCTGCGGCGACTCGGCATGGGCGGCCACCACGGCGCGCTGAATCGCGGACGGATCATCGATGAGCAGGACCATCACGCGGGCGAACTTGATCCGGGCGTGGGCCTGGGCTTCCGGGCTGGTAATGTCGCCGTAGTAAACCGGTTCGTCGCGGGCCCGGCCGGCCCGGACTTTCTCGGTGTCGAGTTCGAGCACCAGATATGGAAAACCGGCCTGGTCCAGCGTCTGCGCCAGCAGTCGTCCGGCGACCCCGTACCCGGCGATCACGACATGGTCGCTTAGCGTCGAGTCCCGGGGGGTGGCTTCATCCACGCCGCGGGCGCGCAGCAGCCGCGCGAGCGGGCGCAGCATCGCCTCCCCGGCGTGCAGTCCCCCCGCCCAGTGCATCAGCAGCCGCGACAGCAGGATGCTCAGCACTCCGGTCGTGACGATGAGGCTTACCTCGGAGGATTCGATCAAACCGGCGCTGGCACCGAGCAGCAGGACCACGTAACCGAACTCGCCGAATTGGGCAAGGTGAATGCCGGACCGCCAGGCGACGCCGGCCGGGTTCCGCATCGCCAGCGAAGCCAGCGACGCGATCAGCGCCTTGCCGAAAACCAGGCCGGTGACGATCAGGATGGCCAGCACCGGCGATTCGACGAGGACTCGCCAGTCGAAGATCATCCCCAGCGAGATGAAGAAAAAGCTCGCGAACGCATCGCGCAGGGGAATGATGTCGCTGGTGGCACGATGCCCGTAATCGGTGTCGGCCAGCAGCATGCCGGCCAGGAAGGCGCCCAGCGCAAACGAGAGCCCCAGCTGGTTCATCCCCCAGGCCGAACCGAGCGCAACGGCCACGATCGCGAGCAGGAACACCTCGCGCGTGCGGGTGGCGTCGACGGCGCGGAATATTCGCGGCACCAGGTACTTGGCCACCGCCAGGGTGGCCACGACCACGATCGTGGCCCGGACAATGGCCCAGGAAGCATCAAGCAGGAAGTACTGGCTCGAAGTCCCGGCCAGCACCGGAATCAGCACGGTGAGCGGTATCACCAGCAGGTCCTGGAAGATCAGGGCGCCGACGATGAACCGGCCGTGCGGTGCGGCCAATTCGCCCCGCCCGGACAGGACCCGCAGCACGAGCACCGTGCTGGAGAGCGCCACCGCGAGGCCGAAAACGATTCCGCGCTCGGCGCTTTCGCCGGCGGCCATCAGGATCGCCAGGGTTGCCGCGGTCGTGATGCCGACCTGCAGCGAGCCCCCGACCGCGACCGCCTTCCAGATGAACCGCAGCCGCGAGAGGGAGAATTCCAGCCCGATCGCAAACAACAGCAGGATGACGCCCAGTTCGGCGATCTGCTCGATGCGGTTGGTGTCGCCGATCAATCCGAGGCCGTGCGGACCGGCAATTGCGCCGGTCACCAGCAGGCCGGCTATCGGCGGGAGCCCAATCCGGTGCAAGCCGAGCGTGGTCACCACCGCCAACGCGCCGATGATCGCCAACTCGCCGATGAATTCGTGGTTCAAATCGAAGCCCCGGGCCCGGTCAGCGGGCCGCGCACCCTCCTAAATCGTAAGTTGGGCCCCGGCGCGGACAGCGCCGGACGACCGCGGTCAACCCCGCGAATCGGCTTCCGAGAACCCGTACACGCGCCCGGTGAACGACAGGACGTAGAGCTCGCCGTCGGGGCCTTCGGCGAAGGAGGCGATCTGCAGGTCGGTGTCGGCGATCAGGGCGTGCGCGGTGACTGACCCGGCTTCGTAGCGAAGGGCCCAGATCTTGCCCGAACAGAAATCGCCGTAAACGTAGGCACCGTACAGCGACTGCAGGCGCGATCCCCGGTATACGTACCCACCGGTAACCGAACAGCCGTCCTCGCGGCCGTACTCGATCACCGGCAGCGTCAGACCGTCGCGGCTGCATTCGCTTGCCCCGTAGCAGTCGAATCCTTCTATCAGGTTCCAGCCGTAGTTGGCGCCAGGCAGGATCAGATCGATCTCCTCGTAGAGGTTCTGGCCGACGTCGGCCGTCCAGAGATCGCCGGTGAGGCGGTCGAACGAGAACCGCCAGGGGTTGCGCAATCCCCAGGCCCAGATCTCGCCCCGGGCTTGCGGATCGCCGGCGAAGGGGTTGTCCGGCGGGACCGAGTACAGGCCTTGCTCGTCGAGGGGGGCAACGTCTATGCGCAGGATCGATCCCAGCAGGGTCGCCTTGTTCTGGCCGTGCCCCATCGGATCGCCGGCCCGACCTCCGTCACCGAGGGCGACGTAGAGGTAACCGTCCGGCCCGAACGCAATTTCACCGCCGTTGTGATTCGAATAAGGCTGACCGACTTCCAGCACCACCAGTTCGCTCGCGTGGTCGACCTGCCCGCCCACTGCGGTAAACCGGGAAAGGATCGAGCGTCGCGGCCCGGCGGCGGAGTAATACACGTAAAAGTGGCCGCTGTCGAGGAATTGAGGGTCGAACGCCAGGCCGAGCAGCCCCTCCTCGTTGCCGGCCCGGCTGACCCGGTCGGTTATGTCCAGGAACACGCGATGCGAATCGGCGTTCGCGTGGTTGGCGACCGAGACGATGCGGCCTTCCTGCAGAACAACGTAGAGGCGGCTCGGATCGCCGGCCGGATACTGCATGCCGACCATGCGCTCGAAAGCAAGGGCCGGAAAAACGGGCACCAGGTCCACGCTGCCGAGCGCGGCCGGGCGGATCTCGGCGGCCTCCGCCGCCGGCAACGGCCCGGCCGGGGGAGGGTCGGCAATCGGTTCGCCGGGGGGTGCCGGGGCCGAGGCTGGCGCGGTCTGCGGCGGCGGGGCTTCCGACCGTTGATTTGGCTTTTCCGCAACCGGCGCGGCCGGTCGCGGGGATTGCTCGGGCGTCGGCCCGTTGCAGGCGCCCAGAAACAAGCCGCTAAGCCATAGGCCCGCTGCCGCCAATGCCAAGCGGCGCCATGATTCCGACCGGATTGACGGCGTCAGTCGCTTGCTTATTGACCCAACTCCTGGACCCGTCCGGCGATGCCGCGCCAGGCGATCGCAAATAAAAGCGCGCTAACGAGGGTACAGCAGCTGAAAAAGATCCCCATTGCCGAGTAGCCGCCCAGCGCCAGCGCCACTCCGCCTAGTGCCGACCCGAGCATGATCCCGGCCGAATAGCTCACCTGCATCAGGCCGGTGATCGCGCCGCGGTGTTCCGGGGCCAGATCCAGGACGGTGGCGTTGAGCGACGCCGAGCGCAGACCTACCCCGAACGACCACACCGCCGACATGGCGATCGCAAACCCCGGACCGACCGGGAAGTTGAGCAGGATCGCCAGCGGGGGCGAAAAGATGACGCTGGCCCCCACCAATGCCCAACCGCGGCGCCGGGCCGGGATGCGGCCGGAAATCCAGGTCGAGATCATCGCGACCGCCGGCCCGACGGTGAGCAGCAGTCCGACCTGATCGGGCGAGAGTCCGTAGGAAAAGGCCACGAACGCCCCGAAATACACGTCGATGCCGTAGCCGCCTACTACGAACACGATGTTGGCGATCAGGGTCAAGGTAGTCACCCGGTCGCCGATCAGGTGCCGGTAGGCACCGGCCATGGTGGTGATGACAGCCGGCAACGAGCCGGGCCGGGTCGTCCCCCGCGGAGTGACGGACCAAGCCAGCACCAGGGCGGCGACCGAGACGAGCGAACCGGCCGCGAACGCGGCCGACCAGTGGAACGCCTCGGCCAGGAAACCCGAAGCCAGCGGGCCGGCCAGAAACGCAAACCGGGAGATTACCAGCAGCCAGGCGATGAGCCGATCGCGCGGCTGACTTTTGAAGAGGTCGCCGACGGTGGAGAAGATCTGCGGAAACACGATCCCGTTGCCGAAACCGAGCAGCGCCGCGCCGATGAAAAGGGTCGGAATGCCGGGGAAGAGCCAGATCAGACCCGCCCCCAGCGTGCGCACGGCGATTGCGACCAGGATTACCGGGCGGCGGCCGAGCGAATCGGCCAGCGGCGAGATCAACAGCGCGGCGGCGACCGAGAAGATTGTTTCCACCGTCAGCGACTGGGCCACCAGGGCCACCGAGGTCCCCAAGTCCGCGGCGATGAACTGCGGCAGCGGTCCGTAAATGCGCCGCAGCACCACCATCGCAAACATCACGTACATGAATGCGGGGGTAAAGAGCGGACTCAGCCGGACTGCGGGTTCCGGCTTGTCGGGCGCGGTAGTGGTCGAGATGGCGGGCGGGGCTGGGACCTTGCGGTTGGCCGCCATGATTATGCGGCTCGGAGGGGCGATGGCGGCGGGTGGAGATAATGCCGATTGCCCCACAAATTCACCTACATTGGCGCCGTTTGCCGGTCCACCCTGACCCAGGTGTTCATGGTCAGCGCCAAAGCCCGACGAAGAAAGTTGCAATGAGACCATGCGGCCCGATCGGCCTCAAACATGAATTTGCCGAGTTCGATTGCGGGATTGGCCAGAACCAAATCCGGCCATGGTTCGGACTCGGATTTGGGGCCAGTCCGGACAAGGGGTGCGGGGCCCATTTCACTCGTATGGGGCAACATCCCGCCGGCAGCCGGGTAGCGCCCTGCGCGCATGAGCGCGCAGCGGGAGGAGACATCCCGCTCCCTTCCCGGGTTCGCCTAATGGTCAGCGTGGCATCCCGCTTCGCCCTTAGTCCGGGGTGGGACGAACCCCGCCGACCGCCGCTCTGATGATGTCGGAATTGTGCGGAACTGGGGCTCGAGAGCTGGCGCGATTGGTCGCCCGGCGCGAGGTTTCGGCCGTCGAGATCATGCATTCGCATTTGGCCCGGATCACGGCTGCGAATCCGCGCCTGAACGCCATCGTCACCCTTCTTCCCGAAAAAACACTGCTCCGGGAAGCGGAGAAGGCCGATCAGGCGGTGGCTGCGGGCGACCAGCTCGGCCCGCTCCACGGCCTGCCCGTTGCCCACAAGGATCTGACGCTCACGCGCGGCATCCGGACGACCTTCGGGTCGCCGATCTTCGCTGACTTTGTCCCGGAAGAGAACGCATTGATCGTGGAGCGATTGCGGGCGGCGGGGGCGATCACCGTTGGCAAGACCAACACGCCTGAATTCGGGGCCGGCTCGCAGACCTTCAACCAGGTCTTCGGACCGACCCGCAACCCCTTGGACGAATCCAAGACCTGCGGCGGCAGCAGCGGCGGTGCCGCGGCGGCGCTCGCCTCAGGAATGGTCCCGATAGCAGATGGCAGCGACTACGGGGGCTCGCTGAGGAACCCGGCAAGTTTCTGCGGGGTCGTGGGCCTGCGGCCAACGCCCGGCAGGGTCCCGGCCTGGCCCGACGCCGCGCCGTGGTTTCCGGTTCCGGTGCAGGGGCCGATGGCCAGAAGCGCGGCCGACGTCGCGCTGATGCTGAGCGCGATCGCCGGACCGGATTCGCGGGCGCCGCTCTCGCTGGCGGAACCCGGAGAAGCGTTCCGGCGGCCGCTGGACCGGGACTTTGGCGGCGCGAGGGTGGCCTGGAGCATGGACTTCGGCGGCCTCCCCTTTGACCCGGTGGTTCCGGCGTCGCTCGCCCCGGCGCGCCGCGTGCTGGAACGGCTCGGCTGCCACGTTGATGATGCGGGTCCGGACATGGATGGCGCCGCGATGGCGTTCGATCGCTGGCGGGGCTGGTTCTTCGAGTTCAACTGGGGCCCCCTGCTCGACCGGCACCGGGCGGACATGAAGAACACCGTCATCTGGAATATCGAGCAGGGCAGGGTCCTAGATGCGCAGGGGCTCGCCGAGGCGACCCGTTGCTGGACAGGAGTGCTTGATCGAATGAACGCGTTCTTTAAGCGCTACGAGTTCCTGGCCCTGCCGGT from the Chloroflexota bacterium genome contains:
- a CDS encoding SDR family oxidoreductase translates to MTDFSGKVAIVTGGALGIGRAGALAFARAGAAVVIADINEPEGRRTLADIEGGGGRGLFVQTDMGHSADCKALVDATVQAFGSVDIVFNNVGIQPPDSYVDAVELDEDLWDRIIAVNLKSRFLMAKFAIPHMRARGGGVIINTASVQGLQSMPGVSAYAASKGGDLSLTRQLAIDFARDNIRVLAICPGTIDTPLVRAATTHVGGDIDLALLDYGEDHPLGRVGQPEEVAAVALFLASEQASFMTGSHVDVDGGILAVGNWAGGAGAQT
- a CDS encoding sodium:proton exchanger — its product is MNHEFIGELAIIGALAVVTTLGLHRIGLPPIAGLLVTGAIAGPHGLGLIGDTNRIEQIAELGVILLLFAIGLEFSLSRLRFIWKAVAVGGSLQVGITTAATLAILMAAGESAERGIVFGLAVALSSTVLVLRVLSGRGELAAPHGRFIVGALIFQDLLVIPLTVLIPVLAGTSSQYFLLDASWAIVRATIVVVATLAVAKYLVPRIFRAVDATRTREVFLLAIVAVALGSAWGMNQLGLSFALGAFLAGMLLADTDYGHRATSDIIPLRDAFASFFFISLGMIFDWRVLVESPVLAILIVTGLVFGKALIASLASLAMRNPAGVAWRSGIHLAQFGEFGYVVLLLGASAGLIESSEVSLIVTTGVLSILLSRLLMHWAGGLHAGEAMLRPLARLLRARGVDEATPRDSTLSDHVVIAGYGVAGRLLAQTLDQAGFPYLVLELDTEKVRAGRARDEPVYYGDITSPEAQAHARIKFARVMVLLIDDPSAIQRAVVAAHAESPQLPILARARNLRERNQLLRLGAGHVVCEELESGAEMAACVLKTLGLEGTSIRTELSRALILTQSENLTDMTGSWIDSADRETR
- a CDS encoding PQQ-dependent sugar dehydrogenase; translation: MPAAEAAEIRPAALGSVDLVPVFPALAFERMVGMQYPAGDPSRLYVVLQEGRIVSVANHANADSHRVFLDITDRVSRAGNEEGLLGLAFDPQFLDSGHFYVYYSAAGPRRSILSRFTAVGGQVDHASELVVLEVGQPYSNHNGGEIAFGPDGYLYVALGDGGRAGDPMGHGQNKATLLGSILRIDVAPLDEQGLYSVPPDNPFAGDPQARGEIWAWGLRNPWRFSFDRLTGDLWTADVGQNLYEEIDLILPGANYGWNLIEGFDCYGASECSRDGLTLPVIEYGREDGCSVTGGYVYRGSRLQSLYGAYVYGDFCSGKIWALRYEAGSVTAHALIADTDLQIASFAEGPDGELYVLSFTGRVYGFSEADSRG
- a CDS encoding MFS transporter, with the protein product MVSLQLSSSGFGADHEHLGQGGPANGANVGEFVGQSALSPPAAIAPPSRIIMAANRKVPAPPAISTTTAPDKPEPAVRLSPLFTPAFMYVMFAMVVLRRIYGPLPQFIAADLGTSVALVAQSLTVETIFSVAAALLISPLADSLGRRPVILVAIAVRTLGAGLIWLFPGIPTLFIGAALLGFGNGIVFPQIFSTVGDLFKSQPRDRLIAWLLVISRFAFLAGPLASGFLAEAFHWSAAFAAGSLVSVAALVLAWSVTPRGTTRPGSLPAVITTMAGAYRHLIGDRVTTLTLIANIVFVVGGYGIDVYFGAFVAFSYGLSPDQVGLLLTVGPAVAMISTWISGRIPARRRGWALVGASVIFSPPLAILLNFPVGPGFAIAMSAVWSFGVGLRSASLNATVLDLAPEHRGAITGLMQVSYSAGIMLGSALGGVALALGGYSAMGIFFSCCTLVSALLFAIAWRGIAGRVQELGQ
- a CDS encoding amidase, yielding MMSELCGTGARELARLVARREVSAVEIMHSHLARITAANPRLNAIVTLLPEKTLLREAEKADQAVAAGDQLGPLHGLPVAHKDLTLTRGIRTTFGSPIFADFVPEENALIVERLRAAGAITVGKTNTPEFGAGSQTFNQVFGPTRNPLDESKTCGGSSGGAAAALASGMVPIADGSDYGGSLRNPASFCGVVGLRPTPGRVPAWPDAAPWFPVPVQGPMARSAADVALMLSAIAGPDSRAPLSLAEPGEAFRRPLDRDFGGARVAWSMDFGGLPFDPVVPASLAPARRVLERLGCHVDDAGPDMDGAAMAFDRWRGWFFEFNWGPLLDRHRADMKNTVIWNIEQGRVLDAQGLAEATRCWTGVLDRMNAFFKRYEFLALPVSQVPPFDVEVEYPTEIAGVAMGNYTEWMGSCAWISLLGTPAASVPAGTTPEGLPVGLQIVGRPRDDFGVLQLAHAFEKEMRTAGQETRRSSPQ